GCAACAATATATCGTGATAAGGATGCGGATCTTAGGGTGTTGAAGGACAAGACGATAGCCATAATAGGCTACGGCAATCAGGGGCATGCGCAGGGTGCGAACCTCAAGGACTCCGGGCTAGATGTCATAGCCGCAGATCTGAAGGACTCTCCTGCGTGGAAGAGAGCTGAGAAGGATGGCATCAGGGTCATGACCGTGCCAGAGGCCTCAAAGGAGGCGGATTTCATACAGATACTGCTCCCCGATGAGCTGCAGCCGAAGATCTACAGGGAGCAGATAGCTCCATACCTCGAGGAGGGAAACATACTGGGATTCTCGCACGGGTTCAACATACACTTCAACCAGATCATACCCCCTGAGTATGTGGATGTCGTGATGGTCGCGCCCAAGGGCCCGGGCGATCTTGTGCGCCGCCAGTTCCTGGAGGGCAAGGGTGTTCCGTGTCTCGTCGCTGTGAAGCAGGATTATTCCAAGAGCGCGAAGAGAATCGCGCTGGCATATGCAAAGGGCATCGGCGGGACACGCGCCGGGGTCCTTGAGACCACATTCGCAGAGGAGACCGAGACGGATCTCTTCGGGGAGCAGGTCGATCTCTGTGGAGGAGTTACAGCGATGATAAAGGCTGCATTCGAGACCATGGTGCAGGCCGGGTACCAGCCTGAGATCGCGTACTTCGAGGCATGCCATGAGCTCAAGCTGATAACAGATCTCATTCATGAGGGCGGCCTGATGAAGATGTGGAACTCTGTATCGAACACAGCAGAGTACGGTGGTCTCACCAGGGGCGAGAGGATAATAAACGAGCAGTCCAGGGAGGCGATGTGGGAGATACTCGAGGAGATTAGGTCTGGAGAGTTCGCCAGGGAGTGGATACTTGAGTCTCAGGCAGGACTGCCGGTGAAGAAGGCCCTGGAGCAGCAGGAATCGGAGCATCTGATCGAGAAGGTCGGAGCAGAGCTCAGAGCGATGATGCCCTGGCTGGGCGAGAAGAAGTGATACCACCAGCTCCACCAAATTTTTTATAATAAAACAGGCCTTGCCCGCAGGTTGTGCTGAGACATCTGGCAGCCACAGCTGCGGGCTCTCAGACCTCAATCGGATCTGCCGGCAGTGAGCTTTTTGCCGATTATGTAGAGAAGCCCTGCGCAGATCGCAACGCCTATTATCGCGGATGCTATGTACGCCAGTGCAGACTCTGCGAACGTCTCAGCGCCCGGGAAGGAGTAGTCAGGTATCGGCGCAGACCAGAGAGAACCCAGCGACTCGATGCCACGCGGGACATATCCGAGCTTCTCCTTGACCTCCTCCGCACCCCACTCGCCGAAGGTCTCACCGGTCGCGAGCAGCCCCAGCGGCACCAGCACTGTGAGAACTGCAAGCGCTGCTATCATCTTTTTAGTGGTTCTGTCCATATCATCTCCTCCTATGCCCTTGAGGGCCTGCCATACGAGAGCAGGGATGGGTCTGCCCTCTGGACGTAAGCAAAGATCAGTGCAGTCACAATCGCCTCGAGGAAGCTGAAACCGAGCGCGTGCTCAATGATCATTGCAGGAAGCGTCACATCGAGCCCGTATGGCATGTAGAGCGGATATCCTGCAGCGTCCCTGTGCAGGAGCGGCTGTATCCCGAACATGAATCCGGTCATCGCAGCCGCCAGCGTCAGCGAGACGTACCCCGCGATTGCCGCAGCTATCGTCCTTCTGCCGGATGTCACTTCAGAGCTGCCGCTTATTATCTTATAAACATAATACGCTGAGAATGGCATCAGTACAGCCATGTTGAAGCAGTTCGCAGCTATCGCTGTTATCCCACCATCCCCGAACATCAGGGCCTGGAGCACAAGTGCGACAGATATTGATATCACAGCAGCCCACGGCCCGAGGACTATGCCGATTATCGCACCACCAACAGCATGTCCGGTGCTGCCTCCGGGTATGGGGACATTGAACATCATTATCACAAAAGAGAATGCAGC
This Methanothrix sp. DNA region includes the following protein-coding sequences:
- the ilvC gene encoding ketol-acid reductoisomerase is translated as MATIYRDKDADLRVLKDKTIAIIGYGNQGHAQGANLKDSGLDVIAADLKDSPAWKRAEKDGIRVMTVPEASKEADFIQILLPDELQPKIYREQIAPYLEEGNILGFSHGFNIHFNQIIPPEYVDVVMVAPKGPGDLVRRQFLEGKGVPCLVAVKQDYSKSAKRIALAYAKGIGGTRAGVLETTFAEETETDLFGEQVDLCGGVTAMIKAAFETMVQAGYQPEIAYFEACHELKLITDLIHEGGLMKMWNSVSNTAEYGGLTRGERIINEQSREAMWEILEEIRSGEFAREWILESQAGLPVKKALEQQESEHLIEKVGAELRAMMPWLGEKK
- a CDS encoding PDGLE domain-containing protein gives rise to the protein MDRTTKKMIAALAVLTVLVPLGLLATGETFGEWGAEEVKEKLGYVPRGIESLGSLWSAPIPDYSFPGAETFAESALAYIASAIIGVAICAGLLYIIGKKLTAGRSD
- the cbiM gene encoding cobalt transporter CbiM, which encodes MHIPDGYLGPYTIVATWLIMIPIWVYSARRLGRELRSRQVPLLALSAAFSFVIMMFNVPIPGGSTGHAVGGAIIGIVLGPWAAVISISVALVLQALMFGDGGITAIAANCFNMAVLMPFSAYYVYKIISGSSEVTSGRRTIAAAIAGYVSLTLAAAMTGFMFGIQPLLHRDAAGYPLYMPYGLDVTLPAMIIEHALGFSFLEAIVTALIFAYVQRADPSLLSYGRPSRA